TGAACCTCGAGGAAAGGCTCCCTCCAGCGCTTCCTCAGGAGCTCGCTCCTCCCAGTCATGGTCAGCGTGTGGAAGTGTCCGACGTAGCGCACCGTCGTTAGAGTCAGTGGGTATTCCTCGTCGGGCGTTTCTGCAGGCGGTCTGTGGTCAACGGAGGCCAGGTGGGCCTTCCCGTCGGGTGTTAAGAACCCCCCCGCGTAGAGAACCCTCGTTCCTGGGTGGTCTTCGCTCGGACACGGCCAGTGGATTCCGGCGAGGTTTCTCTTGAGCCTCTCGGGTGTTATTCCCCGGTACTGGGGAACGATTGCGTTTATCTCCCTCAGGATTTCCTCCGGAGAGTTGTAGTTGAAGCCCCCCGTACCGCTTCTGGTAAAGCCGGCCGCTTTTCCTATCTCGCTCACTATCCACCAGTCTGGTCTCGCTTCCCCCGGCGGTTCTATGGCCTTGAAACTCCACTGCACGCGCCTCTCCGTGTTGGTGAGGGAACCTTCGTTTTCGAGCATTGAAGTTGCGGGCAGAACGATGTCCGCTAATCTCGTTGTCTCGGTGGGGAAAATGTCCTGAACAACGAGAAATTCGAGCTTTCTAAGGGCCCTGAGGACGTTTCTTGAGTTGGCCTCGCTTATGACGGGATTTTCACCCATTATGTAATAGGCCCTCACTCTGCCCCTCAGCGCTTCGTGGGTCGCCTCGACCGTTGTAAGGCCCACTTCACCGCTGAGCGGAACCCTCCAGAATTTTTCGAAGGCTTTCCTCTTATCTGGGTCTGTTACCGCCTGATAACCGGGAAAGACGTTCGGCAGAACTCCTAGGTCACAGGCACCCTGAACATTGTTCTGGCCACGCATCGGTGATGCACCGTTTCCGGGCCTTCCTATGTGTCCGGTTATAGCTATGAGCGTTGCAATGGCCCTGACGTTGTCGTAACCGTGAACCGACTGGGTTAGGCCCATAGCCCACGTGATTACGGCGTTTTCTGCCCTGGCAAACGTTACGGCGGCTTCCTCTATCAGCTCCGCCGGAACGCCGGTTATCTCCTCCACCCTCTCAGGGGAGTACTTCTCAACGGTCTTCTTCAGCTCTGAGAACCCGACGGTTCTTTTTTCAACGAAATCCTTGTCGTAGAGGCCGTGCTTAATTATAACGTGCATCATGCCGTTGGCGAGGGCTATGTCCGTCCCGGGATGAAGCTGGAGGAATATGTCTGAGAACCAGGCGGTTCTTGTATAGCGCGGGTCAACGACGATAACTTTTGCTCCCCGCTCCTTGGCCTTGAGGACGTAGCGGAAGCCGACCGGGTGAGTTTCAGCATAGTTGTGGCCCCAAATTACTATCACGTCTGCCATCTCGATGTCGCGGTAGGTGTTGGTCATGGCGCCGGCACCGAAGACGGCCTTCAGGCCTGCAACCGTCGAGGAGTGGCAGAGCCTCGCGCAGTGGTCGATGTTGTTAGTTCCGAGCATTCTGGCCAGCTTTTGAATCAGATAATTGGGCTCGTTGTAGGTTTTGGCCGAGCCGAAGAACATGAGCTGGTTGGGGTCATCTTTGGCTATCTCTCTCAGCCTAATGGCGACCTCTTTAATAGCATTGCCCCAGCTTATCTCGACGAACTTTCCCTCTTCCTTCGCCTTAAGAGGTTTTTTCAGTCTGTCCTTTGAGAACAAATCGAGAACCGCGTTGCCCTTTGGGCAGAGGCTTCCCTTCTCGTTCGGAATACCTAGTATGTCGTCAGCATAATCCAGCCTGTAACC
The window above is part of the Thermococcus sp. genome. Proteins encoded here:
- the fdhF gene encoding formate dehydrogenase subunit alpha, giving the protein MRVPVVCPYCGVGCRLYIEKTPEGYRLDYADDILGIPNEKGSLCPKGNAVLDLFSKDRLKKPLKAKEEGKFVEISWGNAIKEVAIRLREIAKDDPNQLMFFGSAKTYNEPNYLIQKLARMLGTNNIDHCARLCHSSTVAGLKAVFGAGAMTNTYRDIEMADVIVIWGHNYAETHPVGFRYVLKAKERGAKVIVVDPRYTRTAWFSDIFLQLHPGTDIALANGMMHVIIKHGLYDKDFVEKRTVGFSELKKTVEKYSPERVEEITGVPAELIEEAAVTFARAENAVITWAMGLTQSVHGYDNVRAIATLIAITGHIGRPGNGASPMRGQNNVQGACDLGVLPNVFPGYQAVTDPDKRKAFEKFWRVPLSGEVGLTTVEATHEALRGRVRAYYIMGENPVISEANSRNVLRALRKLEFLVVQDIFPTETTRLADIVLPATSMLENEGSLTNTERRVQWSFKAIEPPGEARPDWWIVSEIGKAAGFTRSGTGGFNYNSPEEILREINAIVPQYRGITPERLKRNLAGIHWPCPSEDHPGTRVLYAGGFLTPDGKAHLASVDHRPPAETPDEEYPLTLTTVRYVGHFHTLTMTGRSELLRKRWREPFLEV